The genomic segment CTGTATATACTTGTTTTTACTCAGTTGTTAGTACGTAAAGACTGATACCATCGACAAGTTACTCTTTGTTTCCATAAAATCAAAGCCAAGAAAAGTTTTAAAGAAGCCGGGTAGGTGACGTGAGGAAACAAATGTCGtcgaaataatatatatgtaactttgTAATCCACATAATAATGTATGACTCTagtctctctctactctctagcaaatgaaaaaaaatttcaaataaatggttatatcatatatgtaacTCACCGGTTATTAGTTAATAAGGCAAGATGCAATAAATGTATAAATGCCTATCTCCTaaccagaaaagaaaatgaatattttgGACAGCTTCACGatctaacacacacacaccaacaCACCAAGTAGGGCAATAATCATAAATATGCCCATATGTCATACTGGCATAGTCCCACTGCTACATTAATTGTCCCTTTTACCCTTTTTTACTAATCTTGACGTGAGAAGCAGCATTTAATACAATCTTTCTATAAACTTACATATTCGTGTATCAATCAAATTTTGCAGATATTTTTAGTGGCTTCACTTAAAGGTAagaaattttgaccaaaaaaaaaaaaaaaacttaaaggtAAGAAATAAATTTGTTCCTTGTCAGTCGCCTTAAAAAATGgtcacaagaaaaatcaaagacttaATAGTGGCAGTTCTGTAAATCCGTGTGctaaaaagggtatttttgttttcataaaaagaaacattaatTTTCGGGGAAATCTAGACACGTTTAAAAATACGACGAACATCGAAGTACACCAGTTTTGATTTGCTCTGTCTTCGAAAAGTAATCTTTtatagtagtaaaaaaaaaacaaaaccaaactgtcATATCACATTTTATTGAATTAGTCtatttgttttgtcttcacaatttttgtttttggttttgtttctcgAAGGATTTGATAATGGAGGAGACGCCGAGATCAGTGGGAGAAGCGTCGACGACTAATTTTGTGCCAGCGGAGACACGACCGTCGGCGAAGAAAGATGCGGTGACTATGAAAGGTTGCGGTTTTGCTAACCTTGCGTGGGTTGGTGTAGATAGAGAGGAGCTTCGAGGGAGGTTAGCTATGCCTGAGTATCTCCGTCTCGCTATGAGAGATTGTATCAAGCGGAAAGATTCAACGGCGGTTCCTGATCATTTGCTGTTACTTCCTGGCGGCGCTGCTGCTGAGATGGCTCCTCACGCTCCAATGGTTGTGTTCATTAACCCGAAAAGTGGAGGTCGTCATGGTCCTGTTCTTAAACAGAGGCTTCAACAGTTGATGACCGACGAACAGGTCAATGAGCTCACTTTACTAATTTTGCTGAGCTCAGTTTTTTGAAGAGGATCTTAAAAAATCTAGATTTGGGTTTTAAAGACTGTTGGATTCACTCTGATCTGAGAGCTAACCACATTCTTATTGTTCTGACATGATcagctcttttgttttttttttctctctttcattctgTTTAGGAGAAGTTATTTTTAGACTGTTCTGTCTTAGTTGATGTTCTTTGGTAGTGAAGGTTATAAATTTTCTTATCATGCAATGGTGGAAACTTTATTTCTTGGATCGTTGTAGGCAAATCTATGTTGTTGTTTGAAGGGTGACATAGTTTGGAGTTTTGTGAAGTtattttatgtgtgtgtttttggtaCTTGGTACTTAGTTTGTGATAGCTCATGTTGGATTTgtaattttacaggtatttgatcTCACAGAAGTGAAGCCTCATGAATTTGTACGGTATGGTTTGGCATGCTTGGAGACATTGGCAGCCAAAGGAGATGAGTGTGCAAGAGAATGCAGAGAAAAGATGCGGATCAtggtgagtatatatatatacacttactTCCACATCATGAATGCTTTACGTTTAGCAATAAGGATTAGATTTGCTAAGTTAGTGGCAAtggtgattgatgatgatgataggtAGCAGGTGGTGATGGTACTGTTGGTTGGGTTCTTGGATGTCTTGGTGAGCTTCACAATGACGGTAAATCACATATTCCTCCCGTTGGAGTTATCCCTCTTGGTACAGGAAATGACCTATCCAGGAGTTTTAGTTGGGGTGGTTCATTCCCTTTTGCTTGGAGATCTGCTATGAAAAGAACATTACATCGAGCAACTTTGGGTACCGTTTCTCGATTAGATAGCTGGAAGATTGTTGTGTCGATGCCATCTGGGGAAGTCGTTGATCCTCCTTATTCTTTGAAGCCTACAACAGAGGAAACTGCACTTGATCAGGCTTTGGATGCTGATAAAGATGTACCTCCTAAAGCAAAGTCCTATGAAGGAGTGTTCTACAACTACTTTAGCATAGGTTTGTAACTTTTATCTTTTCATATGCTTAACAAGTTTCTACGTATTAGTAGTCcttttttggtaatttgttgttttcttttctcgtGTTGTCAAGGTATGGATGCTCAAGTTGCATATGGATTCCACCATCTTCGCAATGAGAAACCATACCTAGCTCAAGGCCCTGTTACAAATAAGGTTGCTATACATCAGAATCTTCATTCTTGTCTATGTTGCTGtaattagttgttttttttccgGTTTTGTAATGAGATTATGAATCACACACTAGTTTCGGTTTTGCAGCTTATTTATTCAAGTTACAGTTGCACTCAGGGTTGGTTTTGCACGCCTTGTGTCAGCAATCCTAGTTTAAGGTTAGAGCATTTCCATTTTTCAGTGAAGAGAGTAAAAGCCTTTTTGTTTTCCATGTTCTACTAAAACTTCTATCCCTTAAGTTGACATGTTGTGGTAAGATGAATTTGCAG from the Camelina sativa cultivar DH55 chromosome 12, Cs, whole genome shotgun sequence genome contains:
- the LOC104730282 gene encoding diacylglycerol kinase 7 — protein: MEETPRSVGEASTTNFVPAETRPSAKKDAVTMKGCGFANLAWVGVDREELRGRLAMPEYLRLAMRDCIKRKDSTAVPDHLLLLPGGAAAEMAPHAPMVVFINPKSGGRHGPVLKQRLQQLMTDEQVFDLTEVKPHEFVRYGLACLETLAAKGDECARECREKMRIMVAGGDGTVGWVLGCLGELHNDGKSHIPPVGVIPLGTGNDLSRSFSWGGSFPFAWRSAMKRTLHRATLGTVSRLDSWKIVVSMPSGEVVDPPYSLKPTTEETALDQALDADKDVPPKAKSYEGVFYNYFSIGMDAQVAYGFHHLRNEKPYLAQGPVTNKLIYSSYSCTQGWFCTPCVSNPSLRGLRNIMKIHIKKANCSEWEEIHVPKSVRSIVVLNLYNYGSGRHPWGNLRPKYLEKRGFVEAHCDDGLIEIFGLKQGWHASFVMAEIISAKHIAQAAAIRFELRGGDWKNAFLQMDGEPWKQPMKSDYSTFVEIKKVPFQSLMINGE